One Glycine max cultivar Williams 82 chromosome 8, Glycine_max_v4.0, whole genome shotgun sequence genomic window, NNNNNNNNNNNNNNNNNNNNNNNNNNNNNNNNNNNNNNNNNNNNNNNNNNNNNNNNNNNNNNNNNNNNNNNNNNNNNNNNNNNNNNNNNNNNNNNNNNNNNNNNNNNNNNNNNNNNNNNNNNNNNNNNNNNNNNNNNNNNNNNNNNNNNNNNNNNNNNNNNTTGTATCACTTATAGTATTACTAATATAGGCTAAAAAAccaaatgaattaatgattataaaattaattttttaaaaaaattattctattttatttattgattgtttttgtccatgaaaaataacttagacaataattatattagaacAAAAGAAACACTATACATtgacaaaatcaaatttttctaCATTGTCatctaataatatatcattatatattataataggtTGACTATATTAAATactatttctaatttatttacatTGTGAAAACTTTTACACTAATAATTGTCTAATGTATATAAACTTTTATTAGAAGATTTAATAGCTTTTGTTCATTtccctttattattattgttattattattattatatctttCCATGTACATGTTTAGGTAAACTTGTCTTGAAACActtccaaaaaaacaaaataagaaaaaattatataaaattatttataagttaaaattaactctaTTAATTAAccattagttaaaatttgtaAACATCATCTCATTTTAAAGAAGCCTACCAGAACTATGTTATTTTAGTTTAGCCTTCTACTGATGATTCCAAATTTTAAACTTAAGTCTCGTTGAAGCTATTAGAATTTAGTAGCCGTTGCTTCGACGCACGGTATATCACAGCATGAATCAAGTCTGCGCGAATTAACCATTATTCTCCTGATCGATTATACAAATTAGCAAGGGAAGCACCAATAATTACAACCAGAGTATTTATATGCCCTAAGTGTGATATAAACCTTAGGTTACCACACTATCGtcacaataaaatatttcactTGTGCAGCGAAAGAGTAAACATTCTCAGCACTAACATAAGCATGCACTAAATAGACTTCAGCCATCCATTATATTCCACCTTTGCACTAGGTAGTTGCCATATATAGATATACTACACAACGAGAGAAAGTGGAATATTCTGTGGCAAAATGCTAATAGAATCGGTCCATAGAAATCaatctatcattttatttttacttgttCCACAGAAACTAGGAATATCCATAACAAATACATGATTCCATCCAATAGGTaaaatctacaaaaaaaaaacaaaacttactGCATACATGATTTAAATGTAGTTACCTTATCATAACATTAACCATCAACAGAAAAGCAGACAACTCAATTAGTTCGTGACTACATATACCACAGAGAGGAAGTTAGTGTCTCTATTCTAGAAGTTCTTATGTACGAGTAACGATTCAGTACAATTAAATTGTAACATGTAGCGTACATAACAATAAAGGTGTTGgattcaatttcaaatattaCTTAACAAAACCAGAATTTAGCCATTGAAAGTACTACTCCAGAGTTTTTTTAGCAGTCAATCCGGATAGAAGCCTGGAGCAGTCAACCCCAAAAATGCCATAACAGGGTAGCAGATAAAAGGATGGCTAATAGATAGAATGCAAGCAATCATACTACACAGTTCACACATATAAAtactcaaattataaaaataaaacactcatatttaaagaaatattcATCATTAATTATCAAAAGTCAATAGCTTAAACACACAATCATCATAAACGTAATGCATAACTAATAACTAACCAGTAGCCAAAGAGTCATCAACTTTTACCATGCACACTTCTGTAAGAAGTACTATAGACAATAACAAATACAATGATTGGGACAATTACTCATACCACAAGGTTCTCTGAACAGGGCATGGGAAGGACAGAACAGCCTGCAAAGTGTAAACAGAGGCAGGCCAGAACAGAGAAGAGAATGCAAACTGAAGTGCTGACCTTGGCCAGAAAATACAAGGGTGAACGATTGATGGAGATGGGCAACTAGGTTTAGTCAAAAGTAAAGGGTTCTGAAGAAGAGAATGTGAAATCATAAAAGTAACCCTAAAAGTGGGTTATGGATCCCAAGAGAAGGTGGAACAATCATATTTTTGCCACTTGTTGGTACAATTGTGCTGTCTACTGCAATTCAGCCACTATCCACACGATGCTAGGAGTTCCATGTAGTGACTGGCAGCTACAATGCTCAACCATAGCACAATAATGGCACCCCACTATTCACTATTCTGTTTAACATCTTCTACTCTAGACTGCAAAAGGCAACAAGAAAATCTACTTGTATTCCAAGCACTTGCCTACGATAGCAATAATGTCAACACCTTAGCAAGAGTTAAACATGTAAAACATCATTTTGATACCTGCTTATTCCAGTCAGTATTGCCAATGCTTCATAATTCCTCAATGGCTCAATTTAACCTAAAAATCCTGTAGAACAAGTATGAGAAAGAGGTTGAAGAAAGGCTGCAGACAATGGTTTGATACTAATTCTCCACTCTACAATTTATCATTAAGCAGGACAATTTGTCCAATTATACTTGTATATATGAATAAACCACAAACAATGAGGGAATTGTAGAGCAAGTAAGACTATAATCATTATTCAGGAGAAGCAACAGCAGCAAATGAATTATTCACCAAATCTCACACTTTCAAAGAAGAATAAAAGGTTCAAGTATGACTGAAACAATCCATCTAAACGCTTAAAATCTGGTTCATAACCCGATAGAAGTGTTCCAACAATTACTGACACATAGCAGTTAATGAAACAAGTGCATGTGTAGAGGAACACAATAGAAATCCACGCAATTAAATTTGAAGTGCTCGGGAGTAGCAGATTTTATTTGAGCACAAGACATTGCAttggaaaaacagaagcaaggGGAAATTACAAAGCAAAATTACAACATAATTCGAATTCAAGAAAGAGAATCCTTCTGACTGGCCTGCTGCTGCAATAATTCTTCTCTAACCCTTCTGATCTCCGCTTCCTTCTCCAACCTCTCTTTCTGAGACAGATTACCATACAGAAAGAGGGTCAAAAAGGTACAAAACAAATCGTAGCATTCAtacttagaaaaaataattggcTTATTATAAGAAATGCAAGCATATAGATACACACATAAATCAAATAACACGAAGCATTGCTGCAAGGttcaaaataatgtataaaGGAAATGAAAtcctaaaataaagttaaattgaGTTAGGTAGGAGATTATAATAATCATATGTTAGATGATATGTAGGGTTTTGTTTATTGGCGGAGagtgaaattgagagaaaggaATGAACCTTTTCGTCTTGACGAAGAGCGATCCAGACATGGAGTTTGTCCATGGACTGCCAGAACACGAAGGCTCCAAGCGTCATCGCGAAGTACGTCGCCACTTTCAccatctttctttcttcttctcaggCTTTCCCTTGTAATCAAATCTCTGGTTTCCCCTAATAATGTGATGTTGTGATCCGCAGTTTGCTTGGGCTCGTTCTTACTGTGAGGCCCAACTTCTATGCGAAACCACTGTTCCAGCTTAGCACACTAGGTCCAGCCCAAATATGGGTGGATACGATGTATGAGgaggcaaaacaaaaaaactcacataaaatataatctgtatttataattttattttaaaaaaattgtcatttctCTAGtaaggataattttaaaatagtgagattctctttttttaattttaagattaatattcttattttattaatcaattttctttaaGTTATGCAAATTGGCTAAAAATACTTACAAGGgagcataataaataatttaaagacgCAATTTACTATTACAAGGAAATAAATGTAATCATGAACTATTGTTTAGTCAAACCAGTGAGGGTAGGATTATAATCAGATgttctgatttttttaaagatatatttctcgaaaaaaaattgctagtaatttacagtGACAGAAGGATATTGTTTGTGTTGTGAGGTGTTTCACGCTGAACCGACATGAGCCCGTTAGCTTAACGTCAAAATAATGGTCATCATCTTATCCAAGTAAACTATGTACGTGATGAAATCATGAAAAATTTTCTAATATGTAGGTTTGGGGCTGAGTTGCCTATACAGTTTTGATGTCAGGTCTTGCGACTCCCATTGGCGGTTAGTATCATGAAAAAACTGACAGTTGCTTCAATAAATGAATACAGCTAGCCTCGCTGGTGGAACCAAGAACAAGAAGATGGAAGATCACAAAAACCGTCTTTCTTTTAATCCAATTGTGCATAGCCAAGAGTGTCCGGTCTTTTGTCTCGACTGTATCTACACGACTGCATGTGTGCCAAGGGTAAAATATGGCCAAGTTGCACTTCGAGATAATAcgattcataatttattttttctttagagGTGACATTGCATAGAATAATTCAAAAAGAGCAAGGTCGGAGCCAACCAATtgaattgaagaagaaaaggacccACCAATCAACGTTTTTGTCGTTTTCCATTGATGCTCCGGCACCACAGTAAATGCTCCCTCTGTCTCAATACTCATCGCTACAACATGCAATAAAAAATTCCGTCCCATAAGATCCTCTAACCCATCGTTTCGTCCTCCTACTTaccctttttctcttcttcgcGATACCATTCCCACCCTCTTAAGCCAAACTTTTCCTCTCCTCTTTTCTTCATTCATATTCTTCGCTACGTTATCGAAAACAGAATTAATCATGCGGATCCAGTGGTGGCTAAACACATGCTCCTCGGCCAACTGCGCCACCGCCACCCACCATTCAACAATCTCACTCCCCAAACAAAAAGAACATGCATGTGATGATTCCATCAGCTACTCCTCCATTTCCGAAGCACCTGCATCTTCCACAACCTCCAACAACAGCACTTCCTCTCTCGAAAGCAACCTCTCCATACAAACCCTCCCATCCGTTCCATCTCTCCAAAGCCTCTCTCCACAAAACTTCACCTTCTCCGTCTCCCACCATTGCGTCACCACCCTCGAGCCACACCTTTCTCGCCCCGTCACCTCCCTCGCTGTCAACAACAACCTCCTCTACGCCGCAACCGACCACGAAATCAACGTCTACGACCGCCACACCTGCACCACCATCCACGCCTTCAACACCCAGCCCACCTCCACCTCCAACTCCACCAAAACCATCGCCTTCTCCAACAACAACACCGTCATCACCACCCACCAAGACTGCAAGATCCGCGTGTGGCAAAACCACAAGAATATTCACCACCGCATGTTAGCCACTCTCCCCACCGTCAACGACCGTCTCCACCGTTTCCTCCTCCCGAAGAACTACGTCGCAATCCGTCGTCACGAGAAACGGCTCTGGATTGAGCATGCGGACGCCGTTACGGGACTCGCCGTTAGTAACGGTGCTATATACTCCGTTTCGTGGGACAGGACTCTCAAGATATGGCGGTTATCTGATTTTCGCTGCGTGGAGTCGTTGAAGGCGCACGAGGACGCGGTCAACGCGGTGGCAGTGTCCAACGATGGGACCGTCTACACAGGATCCGCGGACAAGCGCATACGCGTGTGGGCGAGGCCCGCGGGAGAGAAGCGGCACGTGCTGGTTGCCACGTTGGAGAAGCACAAGTCCGCGGTGAATGCTTTGGCGTTAAACGACGACGCTTCGGTGCTGTTTTCGGGTGCGTGTGACCGTTCAATATTGGTGTGGGAGAGGGAGGACAGTGCGAACCATATGGTGGTGAGTGGAGCTCTGAGGGGGCACCAGAAGGCGATACTGTGTTTGGTCAACGTCTCTGATTTGCTTTTCAGTGGATCCGCTGATCGTACGGTTAGGATTTGGAAGCGCGCTTATGATGGACGGTATGGATGCCTTGCTGTCCTCGACGGTCACCGGAAACCGGTTAAATCCTTGGCGGCGATTCCGGAGGAGTATGATCAAACTTCACCTAAATGTAGCGTCTCGGTTTTCAGTGGCTCTCTTGATGGAGAGATCAAGGTTTGGCAGGTTTCTATCACGAGTCAGTAAAGAATCGTGATCGAGAATTTAATTCCTAGAAAATTGATGGTAAACTAAAAGGGAAAAAGTAGAATGAAAATATGTACTATACAAAGATGATATTTTTGTCATGATTTTCGTGTGGCACTATGCCAGCTATAAAAACACAATCCAATTTtcttataatactttttttttgtctttcaattattttttttatttctttttattgcaAATTTCATTGTATAATGACAAGATTTCTCCATTTGAAAATTTTCGAAGCGATGTTTAAAGTATTAATTATAccttacttctttttttaacaaaaaaaaacttatttattcaaGTGTAAAATATGATCGAGAATTGAATTCGTAGAAGAAAAAATTGTTGACGTTAAAAATGGTGTCTCAGTTAAGTATTTGAGCTAAAAAAGCATTTAAATTTGTGGAAAGACTTTATCTTGCTTCATTCTGCCAATCTCTTGATATTAAATTCTTAGAAAATTAACTatagataaaaagagaaaacaatggaAAAAAAGTATGGTGCTGAGTGTGGGAATATGTATACGAGAATGACatttttgtcattatttttGTGACCTCGATGGAGCTAAACAAAcaagcttcaatttttttagtcgtattatttttttaaaagaaaataatacattcattaataatgtaaaagaatTCCATAAAACACAATTTGACATGTATcgaaaatttgttgattttaaaaaagattaaaagtcATGGGTCCGAAGAAAACAATTCATAGATAACCTCTTGGTATATATAtcgaaagaaaaaagataaacaaataataagGATAAATGATACGATAAgaagatagagaaaaaaaaaaagtgtttatgaAATGTTTGAAAGACATGGATGCTCAGGTAGGAAAATGTTTGGTATATATCATATGTTATactattaaagagaaaaaaaaaaatatatatatatagataatggAATACATGATATttgagagaggaaaaaaaaatgaaagaaattgatAAATGTGTCATTACTACTTCAAATATCATCAcacaatatttaatatttaattgttttacaCAAAAGTAAAGATCCTTTGCACCATTATTATATGGGAATTAaactttttcttatcttttcattggttttttttaaGTATCTCTCCACTAGTTTTCATCTCTCTTTgttgtataaatataatttctctgttttttgttaaaaataattgtagCAACCAAGTGGGATCAATTAtacattacttatattttaaaacttatttgatGCCAACAATGTAGACTAAGAAGGAATGTTTTTAAAgagtattattatttaaattattttcacaataatttagTCATTGTCCATTTCTCtttgtgtatatattttttatttactatgaCTTTGTGGGAGAGATCTCTTCAACAAAATCTTAGACTAGTATTTTGTGACAATATTTaggtataatattttattttgtgttattttttatttaaaattaaaagttcatGTGGAATAAAGgtttatattaaatgataagTCATATTGATTTTCAatgtgaatttttaatttaaatttttatataaagtaaTATCAAGAGATACTCATGAGTTTTTAGATAACTATTAAAACTTAGAAAATCATTTGAcagattaaaataatattttattttatgttattttctatttaaaaataaaagttcaagtggaattaggggtgggaataggccaggctAGGCCAGGCTTTAAAAGGTctgagcctagcctacgatTAATTTTTGAGACCTGAGCCTGACCTATAacctatcaaagacttttattttgactcggcctggcctttttaaaagtctagcCTGGCCTGGTAGCCTATTTAAAAGTCTATTTAAAAATcttcttcacattaaatctttaatattcctagttgtttttaccaaaaaaaaaataacacaccttctataataggctaaacaagatcttaatatataatttgacttaatttttaatctaacgttaatttagttagtagtcttaaaaatatattaataatataaacagaaatcaccaaatgatataaaataatctaaaacaaaagaaaacctcATGAGGTAGTATCATCCAAGTCTATCAAatcaacatattaattattacaacaaaaaaataaagcctACATCATTAGCTCCTCCATATTTACCATGAGgtaggatatgatttttatttgctcTAGAATATAGTAacgtaataaaagaaaaaggaaacctaataggaatagaaaaaggaattattaacagagataataaaactaataaaaataatgagaaatataaagaaactcacaccttgtaattaaaattttacttaattataggaATGGAATctgctagttttttttaaaaataatattaattgtacccaaaaaataatatatatatatatatatatatatatatatataggtcggCCTATCAAGCTTATAAGATTTCTTTAATAAGcctcatatttaatttaataggcttttaaaaaagcctGAGTCTAGCCTTTTAATTGAATAGGTCAGGCCAGGCTTTATGTAGGCCAAGTCATAGGCCCTTGTAGGCCGGCCTAGCCTATTCTCACCTCTAAGTGGAATGAAGGTCTATATTAAATGATAACCCATATTGATTTTCAatgtgaatttttaatttaattttttttataaaataatatcagaAGATACTCATGAGTTTCTAGATGGCTATTAAAACTTTAGGGAATATGACTGTTTTGCGAAATTTATTATTAgagttatttttcataaatttcacCCGCCAAACTTTCAATTTCTTCTCATTTTACCTcaacacttaattttttttgtgtattttataatcatatattttttaatttttgcatattttactGTTTGCATGCAACAAAACTACATTCCTTTTACAAAAAAACACTAACAAGATGACTCTAAGGTCGAGGCACACTAGATCTGACTTTGgatttttgattttgatatgctTCAGTTAAGTGATGATTTCactcatgataaatatttatatttgtaaagACATACAAAGTAACTGTGGTGATGAGGAGGAACctgagatgatgatgatgaagagagAGGGACACCTACAATGTCACTATGTCATCTAGTACACCAACTTTGTCCGATCTTAAGATGTAATATTTCATATATTCATACATATCCACCGTGTTGGTGTTTGTTGTTCAATGTCTTGGCTTTGGAGTCAAGGTTAGGGAGTTTTGAAACACCAAATTGTGTAGAGCTTACTTGGTTTCATCATATACTGTGTTGTTGTCCCATGACTTTGAGATCCTATGTGtttctcattaaaaaaaatatacttataaatcctgataatttttttggcagctagaaataataaataaatcctGATAATTTTTTACCCaccataaattaaaacatacttataaaaaaatattagagaccctaggtaaaatttgaaaatttactaagaacctaaaaattaattaagccaTATTATCAACATTATTTACCTTATTCTACTGATTCTTATTTTCATCTTCTATccttatacttttttttcatgtaatGTGTATGTTAGGATTTTTCACACTTATTTAATGGTGATGATTTTATTGTGAGTCTCTAATTAGGTAATGTGTTATtgtcataataatattatgtccttgattttttttcctcatcaattgacttttgagaaaagattgaatagttCTTGTCATTTTAAAAAGTTGGGTTTTATGCACAgtgaaacaaatatataaaaaattaatattgtttctattagtataaaaatatcacTTGCATTTTTTCTATAATATGAAAGAATACGAAAGATGATTTttggaatgaaatgaaaaaaatatataataaatcatgTGGATAGTAAGGTAAGTTGAATCTATAAGTCAATCTaccaaattcataaaaaatgttaGGACAAGTTAGGTGTTTCAATTCATTAACTCGCTTAAGTTGATCAATTGAAGGTGAGGTGAGGCAAGTTGACCCTTTGTTtaagtcaaaattaaaaagatcaaaacaaaaacaactttacATCATATGTACTAAACAATTATTTAAGTCATTCTCTTTTGACACCTAAACacatctttcttccttcatcATCATTTCTTTTAAGATTAACTTGGtggttaaaaagaaaagattgcgAGTTCAAATCTCTCTTACTAACAAGAACAAATGAACTAACAATTAATGTTaatcaatgaaataaaataaaaacccaTTTCTTTTAGACACTTGCTATTGGTTAATCTTGTGAACTCGTTTTTATTCTTATGgttcctttttgttttcaatttctttgcattactcaattttttttaacaatgttTCTTTGTTCCTATAGCTAACATTGTTCTTCTCGGGTCCAGTGAGGACAAGTATGGTTATcttcccattctcctcttttgCCTCCGTGTCCGGAAGggattttttactttaaggGGGGTGGAGGGTGGGCAAATGTTAAAAAGTAAGTAAATTTTCGCATctctaacatatatatatatatatatatatatatatatatatatatatatatatatatagaaataaatgaaatattttattatattacataCAATAGATAAAGAATGAATAGCATATGGAAAAAAGAATAGATTAAAGAACAACAAAGAtgggtttttaaaaaatagtgttaaaaaattattgaagatGAGGTGAAAAAATATAGCATATATTGtttatataaaacttatatttaaatatatttttatctataataaatattttttccacttattatctaataaatttttgttttacattaagttcctaataaaaaaataattttatttttagtatttgatattttgttttagtctctgataaattaacaaattttgtgattattccctaataaattaaagaattttattttggtccCAACTAgttataaatgaatttttttattaaaaaataaatacaaaatttgttaatttgttaaggactaaaaaggtgtcaaggataaaataaaaaattattactttataagaaactcaatgtaaaataaaaatttattaggaaataaataaaaaaaatcaaatatttattagacataaaaaatatatttaagcctaaaaaagtatttttagccataaaaaatcaaaagaaaagaaaaataggtaTTTGTGGTAATAAGGAGGTGTAAATATCAATAGCCTAGAGTCCCAAAATAAGTtggttttttattataaaaaaagcaaTTGCTATATCCGTATACTAACCCAATCccctttctcattttttattttcaaactacCTAAAACAATTAAGAAGAGAGAGTGTATTAGTATATATAGGGACTGGATATAGCAACTGCCTAACAAACCCCATTCGGCTAGCATGTTTTTTGGATCTCAACGGGTCTTGAGCCCAATTAGGCTAGTTTAGATCGTAGGTTTCgctctgtttcttctttatAAAAGCAGAGGCAGAACCCACTGTTTTCTTCGATGAAGGGATAAACCCTAGCGCCGCGAGGCCAAGGCAACACTCATCTGAATTTCTGAACTCTCAAGTATGTTCTCTCTTAAACTAGTTCTTCATTTCCTGAACTTGTTTTTCTTCTGCAATTTTCGCTTTTGATAGGCGTTGCGTTCTTTGTCAGTTACTAATGCCGAAGGACGTGTCAACGAAAGCGTATACGAATTGCAATGTTGACCTCTTTTGTCACTTTCGTGACTTGAACAGCTACGTATTATTTCCGTCGTAGTCTGTTCTACGGTCTCGTTGTGCCATtcctttaattcattttttatttatttattaatggtTGCTTCTTTTGGTGAACTCTCCCTTATTTTCAGTGGGGGTTGTTCTAGTTTCCGAagcatatattaattaattcgtCTCGAATAACCAGTTTTAAACAGCGTGGTGTAATCTTCCTTAAGCTACACTATGCTACCTGTCTTCTGGTACATACAATTCATTACTATATACTCATTCTCCACAATTAAGAGCAGTGTCAAtgaatctaatttttaaatttcagaatctgaaaaatgaaatttcgaACGATTGAAGTAATAAACACTAATGCTTGGCTATCAAAATTGTAGAAATGGAAACGCCAACTGTAACGATACCTAAAATTGGACCAAAACCGTCAAAGAAATTGAAGCTTCCCACACCAAAGGAGCTGATATCACACTATGAGTCTCAGGGTATGGACTCGCAAGATGCGTCCTTGAAGGTCATCGAGGATCTTCAGAAGGCGCTGTTTGGA contains:
- the LOC100817776 gene encoding protein JINGUBANG, coding for MRIQWWLNTCSSANCATATHHSTISLPKQKEHACDDSISYSSISEAPASSTTSNNSTSSLESNLSIQTLPSVPSLQSLSPQNFTFSVSHHCVTTLEPHLSRPVTSLAVNNNLLYAATDHEINVYDRHTCTTIHAFNTQPTSTSNSTKTIAFSNNNTVITTHQDCKIRVWQNHKNIHHRMLATLPTVNDRLHRFLLPKNYVAIRRHEKRLWIEHADAVTGLAVSNGAIYSVSWDRTLKIWRLSDFRCVESLKAHEDAVNAVAVSNDGTVYTGSADKRIRVWARPAGEKRHVLVATLEKHKSAVNALALNDDASVLFSGACDRSILVWEREDSANHMVVSGALRGHQKAILCLVNVSDLLFSGSADRTVRIWKRAYDGRYGCLAVLDGHRKPVKSLAAIPEEYDQTSPKCSVSVFSGSLDGEIKVWQVSITSQ
- the LOC100306294 gene encoding uncharacterized protein, translating into MVKVATYFAMTLGAFVFWQSMDKLHVWIALRQDEKKERLEKEAEIRRVREELLQQQASQKDSLS